A window from Branchiostoma lanceolatum isolate klBraLanc5 chromosome 9, klBraLanc5.hap2, whole genome shotgun sequence encodes these proteins:
- the LOC136442204 gene encoding uncharacterized protein isoform X1, producing the protein MMATAKSGQQSNDNASVEKTSMFRRMVQKLKKGSTEDDLEVETKINPTERVSTEPSLREAKECTGALSEDLQDPQKAGKTSMFRRMVIKLKKESAEDDLDDASKPSQRGSSEPSLKEVIEYSDSLLDELQDLQSLFRTKQHYTSIFVRRLQEQTEDNHTLENEILSDFAGRLEVTNTMIRKLEENTQHRISQKDEFIQQLQAHVAVLESEKEAERTEADAKIRELEKRLVDQAANTRQRVSLKDEEIEQLKSRVEVLESEKKGFGEARLHVGTQTLEQGNDVLIDPRPILQDIQKMRKENEQKAARQQELIRKMREQMEASKGLIKTLKQDLTEKIGAHDHGKVKKDMTGTSAKKEHAAFEMPTLLLNGLLLALPDDEQHKPADKKESVAFEMPTLLLNGLPLALPDDEQHKPTDKKESVAFEMPTLLLNGLPLALPDDEQHKPTDKKEAVVFEVPTLLLNGLPLALPDDEQHKPTDKKEAVVFEVPTLLLNGLPLALPDDEQHKPTDKKEAVVFEVPTLLLNGLPLALPDDEQHKPTDKKEAVVFEVPTLLLNGLPLALPDDEQHKPTDKKEAVVFEVPTLLLNGLPLALPDDEQHKPTDKKEAVVFEVPTLLLNGLPLALPDDEQHKPTDKKEAVVFEVPTLLLNGLPLALPDDEQHKPTDKKEAVVFEVPTLLLNGLPLPDDEQQMPADKKEHAAFEVPTLLLNGVPLPDDIQHVQTEKEPATAAMPETEKPDGYPPTNGANEGETFGKETATPQGFLNRSLPSGDANITEPSGNPELELPCLPESLAEQSVTLVEHRVHPESSMVHSCPLVELDEAIPDSVVQQYLLSKRIAAYAQQTRLMYAKDCGLRNVPPENSYPARKSASTPAQACSGDSKLNHSETSAGVVTELLANDITLQDDRQHVQTEKEPATAAMPETDKPVKHNEDISQCIPDGYPPTNGANEGETFGKEPATPRGFLNHSLPSGDANITEPSGNPDLELPCPPESLAEQSVTQSLVEHRVHPQSSMVHVCPIGALYEAIPDSLVQQYLLSRRLAAYAHQARLMVLPDSVMKQYLLSQRIAAYAQQVRLMRAMDRGQTNAPPDNPDSVRKSASSPAKACSGDYKLNHSELSQRPSVRLRASSDSLPTPEVGGGDIKPQFWSAPGVVRNDEPRGLEIVLENSSTPEHAHAAQQKVLQRCQPTDSFGTSSTNKTATASCQGKSPTLPGTEGEDTVRNDPASFPLALLQSRIQRGHRLTTTLF; encoded by the exons GGTGATAGAGTACAGTGATTCTCTTTTGGACGAACTACAAGACCTACAGAG CTTGTTTCGGACGAAACAACACTACACCTCCATTTTTGTCAG GAGGCTACAAGAACAAACTGAAGACAACCACACACTGGAGAACGAGATTCTGAG TGACTTTGCCGGACGGCTAGAAGTCACCAATAC AATGATCCGGAAGCTggaagaaaacacacaacacag GATCTCCCAGAAAGATGAGTTCATTCAGCAGCTTCAGGCTCATGTGGCTGTCCTGGAGTCAGAAAAGGAAGC GGAGAGAACAGAAGCTGACGCGAAGATTAGAGAACTGGAGAAGAGACTCGTGGATCAGGCCGCAAACACACGGCAGCG AGTTTCCCTAAAAGATGAGGAGATCGAGCAGCTGAAGTCTCGTGTGGAGGTTCTTGAATCAGAAAAGAAAGG ATTTGGTGAGGCCAGACTGCATGTAGGCACTCAAACCCTGGAGCAAGGGAATGATGTCCTGATTGACCCACGGCCCATACTACAGGACATACAGAAG ATGAGAAAAGAGAACGAGCAGAAAGCTGCACGTCAGCAGGAACTGATCAGAAAGATGCGAGAACAG ATGGAGGCTAGCAAGGGGTTGATCAAGACGCTCAAACAG GATCTTACTGAGAAGATTGGGGCACATGACCAT GGTAAAGTGAAGAAAGACATGACAGGGACGTCAGCTAAGAAGGAACATGCGGCGTTTGAgatgcccacgctgcttctcaacggcctactcctggctctgcccgatgacgagcagcacaagccggCAGATAAGAAGGAATCCGTGGCGTTTGAgatgcccacgctgcttctcaatggcctacccctggctctgcccgatgacgagcagcacaagccaacagataagaaggaatcCGTGGCGTTTGAgatgcccacgctgcttctcaacggcctacccctggctctgcccgatgacgagcagcacaagccaacagataagaaggaagccgtggtgtttgaggtgcccacgctgcttctcaacggcctacccctggctctgcccgatgacgagcagcacaagccaacagataagaaggaagccgtggtgtttgaggtgcccacgctgcttctcaacggcctacccctggctctgcccgatgacgagcagcacaagccaacagataagaaggaagccgtggtgtttgaggtgcccacgctgcttctcaacggcctacccctggctctgcctgatgacgagcagcacaagccaacagataagaaggaagccgtggtgtttgaggtgcccacgctgcttctcaacggcctacccctggctctgcccgatgacgagcaacacaagccaacagataagaaggaagccgtggtgtttgaggtgcccacgctgcttctcaacggcctacccctggctctgcccgatgacgagcagcacaagccaacagataagaaggaagccgtggtgtttgaggtgcccacgctgcttctcaacggcctacccctggctctgcccgatgacgagcagcacaagccaacagataagaaggaagccgtggtgtttgaggtgcccacgctgcttctcaacggcctacccctggctctgcccgatgacgagcagcacaagccaacagataagaaggaagctgtggtgtttgaggtgccgacgctgcttctcaacggcctacctctgccagatgacgagcagcaGATGCCGGCAGATAAGAAGGAACATGCGGCGTTTGAGGTGccgacgctgcttctcaacggcgtACCTCTGCCAGATGACATACAGCATGTACAGACGGAGAAGGAACCTGCGACTGCTGCAATGCCAGAGACTGAAAAGCCCGATGGATACCCTCCAACAAATGGCGCAAATGAGGGTGAAACGTTCGGGAAAGAAACTGCCACCCCACAGGGCTTCTTGAATCGCAGCTTGCCGTCAGGTGATGCAAACATAACAGAGCCCTCGGGAAATCCTGAGCTAGAGCTGCCATGCCTTCCAGAGTCCCTCGCTGAGCAGAGCGTCACCCTTGTAGAGCACAGAGTCCATCCGGAGTCTTCTATGGTCCACTCCTGTCCGCTTGTTGAGCTGGACGAGGCTATACCTGACTCCGTCGTGCAACAGTACCTTCTCTCCAAACGTATAGCAGCCTATGCTCAGCAGACACGTTTAATGTATGCAAAGGATTGTGGACTAAGAAATGTTCCACCTGAGAATTCTTACCCTGCACGAAAGTCAGCGTCGACCCCAGCACAGGCCTGTTCGGGAGATTCGAAGCTAAATCACAGTGAAACTTCAGCTGGTGTGGTGACTGAGCTCCTCGCCAATGACATCACGCTGCAAGATGACAGACAGCATGTACAGACAGAGAAGGAACCTGCGACTGCTGCGATGCCAGAGACTGACAAGCCAGTGAAGCATAACGAGGATATTTCACAATGCATCCCCGATGGATACCCTCCAACAAATGGCGCAAATGAGGGTGAAACGTTCGGGAAGGAACCTGCCACCCCACGGGGCTTCTTGAATCACAGCTTGCCGTCAGGTGATGCAAACATAACAGAGCCATCGGGAAATCCTGATCTAGAGCTGCCGTGCCCTCCAGAGTCCCTCGCTGAGCAGAGCGTCACCCAGAGTCTTGTAGAGCACAGAGTCCATCCGCAGTCTTCTATGGTCCACGTCTGTCCGATTGGTGCGCTGTACGAGGCTATACCTGACTCGCTCGTGCAACAGTACCTCCTCTCTCGACGTCTAGCAGCCTATGCTCACCAGGCACGTTTAATGGTGTTACCTGACTCCGTCATGAAACAATACCTTCTCTCTCAACGCATAGCAGCCTATGCTCAACAGGTACGCTTAATGCGTGCAATGGATCGTGGACAAACAAATGCTCCACCCGACAATCCTGACTCTGTTCGAAAGTCAGCGTCGTCCCCAGCAAAGGCCTGTTCGGGAGACTACAAGCTGAACCACAGTGAATTGTCGCAGAGGCCCTCCGTTAGGTTAAGGGCGTCTTCGGACTCGCTGCCAACTCCTGAAGTCGGTGGTggagacataaaaccacagttCTGGTCTGCACCAGGGGTTGTAAGAAATGATGAACCCCGAGGACTGGAAATTGTACTTGAGAATTCCTCTACACCAGAGCATGCCCACGCCGCACAGCAGAAGGTATTGCAGAGATGTCAGCCCACTGACTCGTTTGGCACGTCGTCAACCAACAAGACGGCCACTGCGTCCTGCCAAGGAAAGAGTCCAACGCTTCCTGGCACTGAGGGAGAGGACACTGTTCGAAACGACCCCGCGTCTTTCCCACTGGCACTGCTGCAGTCCAGAATTCAGAGGGGCCACAGGCTGACCACTACGTTATTCTGA
- the LOC136442204 gene encoding uncharacterized protein isoform X4 produces the protein MAKECTGALSEDLQDPQKAGKTSMFRRMVIKLKKESAEDDLDDASKPSQRGSSEPSLKEVIEYSDSLLDELQDLQSLFRTKQHYTSIFVRRLQEQTEDNHTLENEILSDFAGRLEVTNTMIRKLEENTQHRISQKDEFIQQLQAHVAVLESEKEAERTEADAKIRELEKRLVDQAANTRQRVSLKDEEIEQLKSRVEVLESEKKGFGEARLHVGTQTLEQGNDVLIDPRPILQDIQKMRKENEQKAARQQELIRKMREQMEASKGLIKTLKQDLTEKIGAHDHGKVKKDMTGTSAKKEHAAFEMPTLLLNGLLLALPDDEQHKPADKKESVAFEMPTLLLNGLPLALPDDEQHKPTDKKESVAFEMPTLLLNGLPLALPDDEQHKPTDKKEAVVFEVPTLLLNGLPLALPDDEQHKPTDKKEAVVFEVPTLLLNGLPLALPDDEQHKPTDKKEAVVFEVPTLLLNGLPLALPDDEQHKPTDKKEAVVFEVPTLLLNGLPLALPDDEQHKPTDKKEAVVFEVPTLLLNGLPLALPDDEQHKPTDKKEAVVFEVPTLLLNGLPLALPDDEQHKPTDKKEAVVFEVPTLLLNGLPLALPDDEQHKPTDKKEAVVFEVPTLLLNGLPLPDDEQQMPADKKEHAAFEVPTLLLNGVPLPDDIQHVQTEKEPATAAMPETEKPDGYPPTNGANEGETFGKETATPQGFLNRSLPSGDANITEPSGNPELELPCLPESLAEQSVTLVEHRVHPESSMVHSCPLVELDEAIPDSVVQQYLLSKRIAAYAQQTRLMYAKDCGLRNVPPENSYPARKSASTPAQACSGDSKLNHSETSAGVVTELLANDITLQDDRQHVQTEKEPATAAMPETDKPVKHNEDISQCIPDGYPPTNGANEGETFGKEPATPRGFLNHSLPSGDANITEPSGNPDLELPCPPESLAEQSVTQSLVEHRVHPQSSMVHVCPIGALYEAIPDSLVQQYLLSRRLAAYAHQARLMVLPDSVMKQYLLSQRIAAYAQQVRLMRAMDRGQTNAPPDNPDSVRKSASSPAKACSGDYKLNHSELSQRPSVRLRASSDSLPTPEVGGGDIKPQFWSAPGVVRNDEPRGLEIVLENSSTPEHAHAAQQKVLQRCQPTDSFGTSSTNKTATASCQGKSPTLPGTEGEDTVRNDPASFPLALLQSRIQRGHRLTTTLF, from the exons GGTGATAGAGTACAGTGATTCTCTTTTGGACGAACTACAAGACCTACAGAG CTTGTTTCGGACGAAACAACACTACACCTCCATTTTTGTCAG GAGGCTACAAGAACAAACTGAAGACAACCACACACTGGAGAACGAGATTCTGAG TGACTTTGCCGGACGGCTAGAAGTCACCAATAC AATGATCCGGAAGCTggaagaaaacacacaacacag GATCTCCCAGAAAGATGAGTTCATTCAGCAGCTTCAGGCTCATGTGGCTGTCCTGGAGTCAGAAAAGGAAGC GGAGAGAACAGAAGCTGACGCGAAGATTAGAGAACTGGAGAAGAGACTCGTGGATCAGGCCGCAAACACACGGCAGCG AGTTTCCCTAAAAGATGAGGAGATCGAGCAGCTGAAGTCTCGTGTGGAGGTTCTTGAATCAGAAAAGAAAGG ATTTGGTGAGGCCAGACTGCATGTAGGCACTCAAACCCTGGAGCAAGGGAATGATGTCCTGATTGACCCACGGCCCATACTACAGGACATACAGAAG ATGAGAAAAGAGAACGAGCAGAAAGCTGCACGTCAGCAGGAACTGATCAGAAAGATGCGAGAACAG ATGGAGGCTAGCAAGGGGTTGATCAAGACGCTCAAACAG GATCTTACTGAGAAGATTGGGGCACATGACCAT GGTAAAGTGAAGAAAGACATGACAGGGACGTCAGCTAAGAAGGAACATGCGGCGTTTGAgatgcccacgctgcttctcaacggcctactcctggctctgcccgatgacgagcagcacaagccggCAGATAAGAAGGAATCCGTGGCGTTTGAgatgcccacgctgcttctcaatggcctacccctggctctgcccgatgacgagcagcacaagccaacagataagaaggaatcCGTGGCGTTTGAgatgcccacgctgcttctcaacggcctacccctggctctgcccgatgacgagcagcacaagccaacagataagaaggaagccgtggtgtttgaggtgcccacgctgcttctcaacggcctacccctggctctgcccgatgacgagcagcacaagccaacagataagaaggaagccgtggtgtttgaggtgcccacgctgcttctcaacggcctacccctggctctgcccgatgacgagcagcacaagccaacagataagaaggaagccgtggtgtttgaggtgcccacgctgcttctcaacggcctacccctggctctgcctgatgacgagcagcacaagccaacagataagaaggaagccgtggtgtttgaggtgcccacgctgcttctcaacggcctacccctggctctgcccgatgacgagcaacacaagccaacagataagaaggaagccgtggtgtttgaggtgcccacgctgcttctcaacggcctacccctggctctgcccgatgacgagcagcacaagccaacagataagaaggaagccgtggtgtttgaggtgcccacgctgcttctcaacggcctacccctggctctgcccgatgacgagcagcacaagccaacagataagaaggaagccgtggtgtttgaggtgcccacgctgcttctcaacggcctacccctggctctgcccgatgacgagcagcacaagccaacagataagaaggaagctgtggtgtttgaggtgccgacgctgcttctcaacggcctacctctgccagatgacgagcagcaGATGCCGGCAGATAAGAAGGAACATGCGGCGTTTGAGGTGccgacgctgcttctcaacggcgtACCTCTGCCAGATGACATACAGCATGTACAGACGGAGAAGGAACCTGCGACTGCTGCAATGCCAGAGACTGAAAAGCCCGATGGATACCCTCCAACAAATGGCGCAAATGAGGGTGAAACGTTCGGGAAAGAAACTGCCACCCCACAGGGCTTCTTGAATCGCAGCTTGCCGTCAGGTGATGCAAACATAACAGAGCCCTCGGGAAATCCTGAGCTAGAGCTGCCATGCCTTCCAGAGTCCCTCGCTGAGCAGAGCGTCACCCTTGTAGAGCACAGAGTCCATCCGGAGTCTTCTATGGTCCACTCCTGTCCGCTTGTTGAGCTGGACGAGGCTATACCTGACTCCGTCGTGCAACAGTACCTTCTCTCCAAACGTATAGCAGCCTATGCTCAGCAGACACGTTTAATGTATGCAAAGGATTGTGGACTAAGAAATGTTCCACCTGAGAATTCTTACCCTGCACGAAAGTCAGCGTCGACCCCAGCACAGGCCTGTTCGGGAGATTCGAAGCTAAATCACAGTGAAACTTCAGCTGGTGTGGTGACTGAGCTCCTCGCCAATGACATCACGCTGCAAGATGACAGACAGCATGTACAGACAGAGAAGGAACCTGCGACTGCTGCGATGCCAGAGACTGACAAGCCAGTGAAGCATAACGAGGATATTTCACAATGCATCCCCGATGGATACCCTCCAACAAATGGCGCAAATGAGGGTGAAACGTTCGGGAAGGAACCTGCCACCCCACGGGGCTTCTTGAATCACAGCTTGCCGTCAGGTGATGCAAACATAACAGAGCCATCGGGAAATCCTGATCTAGAGCTGCCGTGCCCTCCAGAGTCCCTCGCTGAGCAGAGCGTCACCCAGAGTCTTGTAGAGCACAGAGTCCATCCGCAGTCTTCTATGGTCCACGTCTGTCCGATTGGTGCGCTGTACGAGGCTATACCTGACTCGCTCGTGCAACAGTACCTCCTCTCTCGACGTCTAGCAGCCTATGCTCACCAGGCACGTTTAATGGTGTTACCTGACTCCGTCATGAAACAATACCTTCTCTCTCAACGCATAGCAGCCTATGCTCAACAGGTACGCTTAATGCGTGCAATGGATCGTGGACAAACAAATGCTCCACCCGACAATCCTGACTCTGTTCGAAAGTCAGCGTCGTCCCCAGCAAAGGCCTGTTCGGGAGACTACAAGCTGAACCACAGTGAATTGTCGCAGAGGCCCTCCGTTAGGTTAAGGGCGTCTTCGGACTCGCTGCCAACTCCTGAAGTCGGTGGTggagacataaaaccacagttCTGGTCTGCACCAGGGGTTGTAAGAAATGATGAACCCCGAGGACTGGAAATTGTACTTGAGAATTCCTCTACACCAGAGCATGCCCACGCCGCACAGCAGAAGGTATTGCAGAGATGTCAGCCCACTGACTCGTTTGGCACGTCGTCAACCAACAAGACGGCCACTGCGTCCTGCCAAGGAAAGAGTCCAACGCTTCCTGGCACTGAGGGAGAGGACACTGTTCGAAACGACCCCGCGTCTTTCCCACTGGCACTGCTGCAGTCCAGAATTCAGAGGGGCCACAGGCTGACCACTACGTTATTCTGA
- the LOC136442204 gene encoding uncharacterized protein isoform X3 gives MMATAKSGQQSNDNASVEKTSMFRRMVQKLKKGSTEDDLEVETKINPTERVSTEPSLREAKECTGALSEDLQDPQKAGKTSMFRRMVIKLKKESAEDDLDDASKPSQRGSSEPSLKEVIEYSDSLLDELQDLQSLFRTKQHYTSIFVRRLQEQTEDNHTLENEILSDFAGRLEVTNTMIRKLEENTQHRERTEADAKIRELEKRLVDQAANTRQRVSLKDEEIEQLKSRVEVLESEKKGFGEARLHVGTQTLEQGNDVLIDPRPILQDIQKMRKENEQKAARQQELIRKMREQMEASKGLIKTLKQDLTEKIGAHDHGKVKKDMTGTSAKKEHAAFEMPTLLLNGLLLALPDDEQHKPADKKESVAFEMPTLLLNGLPLALPDDEQHKPTDKKESVAFEMPTLLLNGLPLALPDDEQHKPTDKKEAVVFEVPTLLLNGLPLALPDDEQHKPTDKKEAVVFEVPTLLLNGLPLALPDDEQHKPTDKKEAVVFEVPTLLLNGLPLALPDDEQHKPTDKKEAVVFEVPTLLLNGLPLALPDDEQHKPTDKKEAVVFEVPTLLLNGLPLALPDDEQHKPTDKKEAVVFEVPTLLLNGLPLALPDDEQHKPTDKKEAVVFEVPTLLLNGLPLALPDDEQHKPTDKKEAVVFEVPTLLLNGLPLPDDEQQMPADKKEHAAFEVPTLLLNGVPLPDDIQHVQTEKEPATAAMPETEKPDGYPPTNGANEGETFGKETATPQGFLNRSLPSGDANITEPSGNPELELPCLPESLAEQSVTLVEHRVHPESSMVHSCPLVELDEAIPDSVVQQYLLSKRIAAYAQQTRLMYAKDCGLRNVPPENSYPARKSASTPAQACSGDSKLNHSETSAGVVTELLANDITLQDDRQHVQTEKEPATAAMPETDKPVKHNEDISQCIPDGYPPTNGANEGETFGKEPATPRGFLNHSLPSGDANITEPSGNPDLELPCPPESLAEQSVTQSLVEHRVHPQSSMVHVCPIGALYEAIPDSLVQQYLLSRRLAAYAHQARLMVLPDSVMKQYLLSQRIAAYAQQVRLMRAMDRGQTNAPPDNPDSVRKSASSPAKACSGDYKLNHSELSQRPSVRLRASSDSLPTPEVGGGDIKPQFWSAPGVVRNDEPRGLEIVLENSSTPEHAHAAQQKVLQRCQPTDSFGTSSTNKTATASCQGKSPTLPGTEGEDTVRNDPASFPLALLQSRIQRGHRLTTTLF, from the exons GGTGATAGAGTACAGTGATTCTCTTTTGGACGAACTACAAGACCTACAGAG CTTGTTTCGGACGAAACAACACTACACCTCCATTTTTGTCAG GAGGCTACAAGAACAAACTGAAGACAACCACACACTGGAGAACGAGATTCTGAG TGACTTTGCCGGACGGCTAGAAGTCACCAATAC AATGATCCGGAAGCTggaagaaaacacacaacacag GGAGAGAACAGAAGCTGACGCGAAGATTAGAGAACTGGAGAAGAGACTCGTGGATCAGGCCGCAAACACACGGCAGCG AGTTTCCCTAAAAGATGAGGAGATCGAGCAGCTGAAGTCTCGTGTGGAGGTTCTTGAATCAGAAAAGAAAGG ATTTGGTGAGGCCAGACTGCATGTAGGCACTCAAACCCTGGAGCAAGGGAATGATGTCCTGATTGACCCACGGCCCATACTACAGGACATACAGAAG ATGAGAAAAGAGAACGAGCAGAAAGCTGCACGTCAGCAGGAACTGATCAGAAAGATGCGAGAACAG ATGGAGGCTAGCAAGGGGTTGATCAAGACGCTCAAACAG GATCTTACTGAGAAGATTGGGGCACATGACCAT GGTAAAGTGAAGAAAGACATGACAGGGACGTCAGCTAAGAAGGAACATGCGGCGTTTGAgatgcccacgctgcttctcaacggcctactcctggctctgcccgatgacgagcagcacaagccggCAGATAAGAAGGAATCCGTGGCGTTTGAgatgcccacgctgcttctcaatggcctacccctggctctgcccgatgacgagcagcacaagccaacagataagaaggaatcCGTGGCGTTTGAgatgcccacgctgcttctcaacggcctacccctggctctgcccgatgacgagcagcacaagccaacagataagaaggaagccgtggtgtttgaggtgcccacgctgcttctcaacggcctacccctggctctgcccgatgacgagcagcacaagccaacagataagaaggaagccgtggtgtttgaggtgcccacgctgcttctcaacggcctacccctggctctgcccgatgacgagcagcacaagccaacagataagaaggaagccgtggtgtttgaggtgcccacgctgcttctcaacggcctacccctggctctgcctgatgacgagcagcacaagccaacagataagaaggaagccgtggtgtttgaggtgcccacgctgcttctcaacggcctacccctggctctgcccgatgacgagcaacacaagccaacagataagaaggaagccgtggtgtttgaggtgcccacgctgcttctcaacggcctacccctggctctgcccgatgacgagcagcacaagccaacagataagaaggaagccgtggtgtttgaggtgcccacgctgcttctcaacggcctacccctggctctgcccgatgacgagcagcacaagccaacagataagaaggaagccgtggtgtttgaggtgcccacgctgcttctcaacggcctacccctggctctgcccgatgacgagcagcacaagccaacagataagaaggaagctgtggtgtttgaggtgccgacgctgcttctcaacggcctacctctgccagatgacgagcagcaGATGCCGGCAGATAAGAAGGAACATGCGGCGTTTGAGGTGccgacgctgcttctcaacggcgtACCTCTGCCAGATGACATACAGCATGTACAGACGGAGAAGGAACCTGCGACTGCTGCAATGCCAGAGACTGAAAAGCCCGATGGATACCCTCCAACAAATGGCGCAAATGAGGGTGAAACGTTCGGGAAAGAAACTGCCACCCCACAGGGCTTCTTGAATCGCAGCTTGCCGTCAGGTGATGCAAACATAACAGAGCCCTCGGGAAATCCTGAGCTAGAGCTGCCATGCCTTCCAGAGTCCCTCGCTGAGCAGAGCGTCACCCTTGTAGAGCACAGAGTCCATCCGGAGTCTTCTATGGTCCACTCCTGTCCGCTTGTTGAGCTGGACGAGGCTATACCTGACTCCGTCGTGCAACAGTACCTTCTCTCCAAACGTATAGCAGCCTATGCTCAGCAGACACGTTTAATGTATGCAAAGGATTGTGGACTAAGAAATGTTCCACCTGAGAATTCTTACCCTGCACGAAAGTCAGCGTCGACCCCAGCACAGGCCTGTTCGGGAGATTCGAAGCTAAATCACAGTGAAACTTCAGCTGGTGTGGTGACTGAGCTCCTCGCCAATGACATCACGCTGCAAGATGACAGACAGCATGTACAGACAGAGAAGGAACCTGCGACTGCTGCGATGCCAGAGACTGACAAGCCAGTGAAGCATAACGAGGATATTTCACAATGCATCCCCGATGGATACCCTCCAACAAATGGCGCAAATGAGGGTGAAACGTTCGGGAAGGAACCTGCCACCCCACGGGGCTTCTTGAATCACAGCTTGCCGTCAGGTGATGCAAACATAACAGAGCCATCGGGAAATCCTGATCTAGAGCTGCCGTGCCCTCCAGAGTCCCTCGCTGAGCAGAGCGTCACCCAGAGTCTTGTAGAGCACAGAGTCCATCCGCAGTCTTCTATGGTCCACGTCTGTCCGATTGGTGCGCTGTACGAGGCTATACCTGACTCGCTCGTGCAACAGTACCTCCTCTCTCGACGTCTAGCAGCCTATGCTCACCAGGCACGTTTAATGGTGTTACCTGACTCCGTCATGAAACAATACCTTCTCTCTCAACGCATAGCAGCCTATGCTCAACAGGTACGCTTAATGCGTGCAATGGATCGTGGACAAACAAATGCTCCACCCGACAATCCTGACTCTGTTCGAAAGTCAGCGTCGTCCCCAGCAAAGGCCTGTTCGGGAGACTACAAGCTGAACCACAGTGAATTGTCGCAGAGGCCCTCCGTTAGGTTAAGGGCGTCTTCGGACTCGCTGCCAACTCCTGAAGTCGGTGGTggagacataaaaccacagttCTGGTCTGCACCAGGGGTTGTAAGAAATGATGAACCCCGAGGACTGGAAATTGTACTTGAGAATTCCTCTACACCAGAGCATGCCCACGCCGCACAGCAGAAGGTATTGCAGAGATGTCAGCCCACTGACTCGTTTGGCACGTCGTCAACCAACAAGACGGCCACTGCGTCCTGCCAAGGAAAGAGTCCAACGCTTCCTGGCACTGAGGGAGAGGACACTGTTCGAAACGACCCCGCGTCTTTCCCACTGGCACTGCTGCAGTCCAGAATTCAGAGGGGCCACAGGCTGACCACTACGTTATTCTGA